One region of Esox lucius isolate fEsoLuc1 chromosome 17, fEsoLuc1.pri, whole genome shotgun sequence genomic DNA includes:
- the phc2b gene encoding polyhomeotic-like protein 2b isoform X10 encodes MPDGPLDRSKKGESMVTEVRAINMSRSVTAVSGQPHMTPAYTQIQPHPLVQQHQQQQFVIQPTQASQRTQGQLLQTASIQPHLQPPSLIPQSPNLSGPVPVLPKSTSHHQSTPSQQATIFHSTISPHAIHSTLTQAKAQPVQLTAINLQIQPPTQGSGLVQDSKGQDKPTSLVVRERCTISSVQQHSTPPFNPAPPQATKSTEQPKIDPDAPVNQPQGVTINKQVDAAPATPPPAMTSGNKNEVPTVTGSTPQNGENKPPQAIVKPQVLTHVIEGFVIQEGAEPFPIERLPVMCSPKKLHEQLSSDPDKTPVSNPTNTTDSETEDLTLQELKDQEDTDSPKLSCEFCGWVDFAYKFKGSKRFCSMVCAKRYNVGCTKRIGLFRPERSKTSNRWRRRSHNSSRQNVEPKKQKLSSTSQQNEGGSVSSPLPSQPSQEESSPCSDMSSFEEPPSPLSAASSGAPAPLAVSHQSGRGSDQEAPRSIELPLLSQHFLPNDPTKWNVEEVYKFIRSLPGCQEIADEFRCQEIDGQAMLLLKEDHLMSALNIKLGPALKIYARINMLKES; translated from the exons CATACACACAGATCCAGCCCCACCCCCTGGTCCAGCAGCATCAGCAGCAGCAGTTTGTGATCCAGCCGACCCAGGCTTCCCAGAGGACCCAGGGCCAGCTACTGCAGACTGCTTCCATCCAGCCCCACCTGCAACCTCCCTCGCTGATCCCTCAGTCCCCCAACCTGTCAGGCCCTGTCCCTGTACTGCCCAAGTCCACCTCTCACCACCAGTCTACACCCAGTCAGCAGGCAACCATCTTCCACTCCACTATCAGCCCGCATGCTATCCACTCTACTCTGACCCAGGCCAAAGCCCAGCCAGTACAGCTCACAGCCATCAACCTACAGATACAACCACCTACACAG GGTTCCGGATTGGTCCAGGACAGTAAAGGGCAGGACAAGCCCACGTCATTGGTTGTCAGAGAGAGGTGCACGATTTCCAGTGTACAGCAGCATTCCACCCCCCCGTTTAACCCAGCTCCACCACAAGCCACCAAGTCTACAGAACAACCTAAAATTGACCCAGATGCACCTGTCAATCAACCACAAG GAGTCACTATTAACAAGCAGGTGGATGCTGCACCTGCGACCCCCCCACCAGCCATGACCTCTGGAAATAAGAACGAGGTGCCCACTGTGACAGGCAGCACTCCACAGAATGGAGAAAACAAGCCACCCCAGGCCATCGTCAAGCCCCAGGTCCTTACCCACGTCATTGAGGGTTTTGTCATCCAGGAGGGAGCAGAACCCTTCCCT ATTGAGCGGTTACCTGTGATGTGCAGCCCAAAGAAGCTGCATGAGCAGCTCTCCTCTGACCCAGATAAGACCCCTGTTAGTAACCCCACCAACACCACAGACTCAGAGACAGAGGATCTGACCCTGCAAG aacTAAAAGACCAAGAAGATACAGATTCCCCCAAACTGAGCTGTGAATTCTGTGGCTGGGTGGACTTTGCCTACAAATTCAAGGGGTCTAAACGGTTTTGTTCCATGGTGTGTGCAAAAAG ATATAATGTTGGTTGCACAAAACGAATTGGCCTTTTCCGTCCAGAGAGGAGCAAAACATCCAACCGCTGGCGCAGAAGGTCACACAATAGCAGCCGCCAGAATGTCGAGCCTAAAAAGCAG AAGCTGTCCTCTACGTCTCAGCAAAACGAGGGGGGCTCAGTgtcttcccctctcccctcccaacCCAGCCAGGAGGAGTCCAGCCCCTGCTCTGACATGTCCAGCTTTGAGGAGCCTCCTTCGCCTCTGTCAGCAGCCAGCTCAGGTGCCCCGGCACCCCTGGCTGTGTCACACCAGTCAGGGAGAGGCTCGGACCAAGAGGCCCCACGAAGTATAGAgctgcctctcctctctcagcaCTTCCTGCCCAATGACCCTACCAAGTGGAATGTGGAGGAAGTATACAAGTTCATACGCTCCCTACCAG GCTGCCAGGAGATAGCAGATGAATTCCGCTGTCAGGAAATAGACGGGCAGGCCATGCTCCTACTGAAAGAGGACCACCTTATGAGCGCCCTGAACATTAAACTGGGACCTGCACTTAAGATCTACGCACGCATCAACATGCTCAAAGAGTCTTAG